The Rhodocytophaga rosea genome has a segment encoding these proteins:
- a CDS encoding GNAT family N-acetyltransferase: protein MKLLPIQELLPDNQDFINHPDCVESLKQSVAFYEKTGYFPPWIGYFAQNEDTLIGSASFKGVPQKGAVEIVYGTFPQYQHQGLGTLICKELVRLALEADPTLKIRARTSPEKNYSTRILRKNGFELFGTSWDEQDGQVWEWEYRYRNS from the coding sequence ATGAAACTACTGCCTATACAAGAATTATTACCAGATAATCAAGATTTTATTAATCATCCGGATTGTGTGGAAAGCCTGAAACAGTCTGTAGCTTTTTATGAGAAGACAGGTTATTTTCCTCCCTGGATCGGCTATTTCGCACAGAATGAAGATACTTTGATTGGCAGTGCTTCCTTCAAAGGAGTACCTCAGAAAGGTGCAGTTGAGATTGTTTATGGTACGTTTCCGCAATACCAGCATCAAGGATTAGGTACACTTATTTGCAAAGAACTTGTCAGGCTTGCCTTAGAGGCAGATCCAACTCTGAAAATAAGAGCCAGAACGTCGCCTGAAAAAAATTATTCTACCAGAATTCTCCGGAAAAACGGGTTCGAATTATTCGGCACTTCATGGGATGAACAAGACGGACAAGTGTGGGAATGGGAATACAGATACAGAAATTCTTAG
- a CDS encoding toast rack family protein encodes MKKINVLCYYLFASIGVAFLSSPATAQSVKKYTQNVEPQGATSVQMQFTQSAGTLKMSGGATTHLMEGVFTMTNQAWKPEISFTNQNNKGTLIVKQPGGKNVNMDDGDSNDWQVRLNNSIPMDMELTVGAGQSTVDLRNTKLSKLHLKAGAGDFTVNLANTSVPTLDIDAGVGEMKLDLSGKWSNNLEAEINGGIGEITLKLPRKTGVRVKVNGLGSIGHEGFKKEEGYYVNESYKKTSSTLQIEINCGLGSVNLELEK; translated from the coding sequence ATGAAAAAAATAAATGTACTATGCTATTATCTGTTTGCTTCAATAGGTGTGGCCTTTTTAAGCAGCCCGGCCACTGCGCAGAGTGTTAAAAAATATACCCAGAATGTAGAACCACAAGGCGCAACATCTGTGCAGATGCAGTTTACACAATCGGCTGGTACGCTTAAAATGAGTGGTGGCGCCACCACTCATTTAATGGAAGGTGTGTTTACGATGACTAATCAGGCATGGAAACCTGAAATATCGTTTACTAACCAGAATAATAAAGGAACTCTGATTGTAAAGCAACCTGGCGGCAAAAATGTAAACATGGACGATGGTGATAGCAATGACTGGCAGGTTCGTTTGAATAACTCGATTCCTATGGATATGGAGCTAACCGTAGGTGCCGGACAAAGTACCGTTGATCTGCGCAATACAAAGCTGAGTAAACTCCATTTGAAAGCAGGTGCCGGCGATTTTACAGTCAATCTGGCTAATACCTCAGTGCCAACATTAGATATCGATGCTGGCGTAGGGGAGATGAAGCTTGACCTGAGTGGTAAATGGTCCAATAACCTGGAGGCAGAAATTAATGGGGGTATCGGAGAAATCACTTTAAAGCTTCCCCGGAAAACCGGCGTACGGGTAAAGGTAAATGGATTAGGCAGTATTGGACATGAAGGGTTTAAAAAAGAAGAAGGGTATTATGTAAATGAATCATATAAAAAAACATCATCCACCTTACAAATTGAAATAAATTGTGGACTAGGCAGTGTAAACCTAGAACTGGAAAAGTAG
- a CDS encoding RNA polymerase sigma-70 factor translates to MPPLSDLDLLSHMAAGNVKAFETLFHRYYSTLCQYAYKFVKHQEVAEEIVSGLFAQIWQKRNELHITSAVRSYLFTSVKHASFNYLKSQYARFPFQSENLENQHLQALSPDDELSYQELQTILQHGIQALPERCRIIFSLSRNAGLSYEEIAAELGISKKTVKAQMGIALHKLRLYMDQHWDKMLVVLVNIF, encoded by the coding sequence ATGCCGCCTCTTTCCGATTTAGATTTACTCAGCCATATGGCCGCTGGAAATGTAAAGGCGTTTGAAACCTTATTTCACCGGTATTATTCAACGCTGTGCCAGTATGCCTACAAATTTGTAAAACATCAAGAAGTAGCCGAAGAAATTGTTTCCGGCTTGTTTGCTCAGATCTGGCAAAAACGGAATGAATTGCATATTACTTCTGCTGTACGGTCTTATTTGTTTACTTCTGTTAAACATGCTTCTTTCAATTATCTAAAAAGCCAGTATGCGAGATTTCCTTTTCAGTCTGAAAACTTAGAAAATCAGCATCTACAAGCGCTTTCTCCGGATGATGAACTCTCCTATCAGGAATTGCAAACCATTCTCCAACATGGTATTCAGGCATTGCCGGAAAGGTGCCGGATTATTTTTTCGCTGAGCCGGAACGCCGGGTTGAGTTATGAAGAAATTGCAGCAGAATTAGGCATTTCCAAAAAAACGGTAAAAGCCCAAATGGGAATCGCACTACATAAACTCCGCTTGTACATGGACCAGCACTGGGATAAAATGCTGGTGGTGCTGGTAAATATTTTCTAA